The genomic interval CGAGGAGCAGGGACAGTGCGGTTGTCGCAGCGATGGCGGCCCAAGGCGTGCGCCGACCGGACAGGACCTTCGTGAGGAAGCGGGGCAGGAGACCGTCCCGCGCCATGCCGTAGGCCAGGCGCGAGGACATGATGCCCGTCAGGAGCGCTCCGTTCGCGACGGCAACCAAGGCGATGGCGCTGAACAGCTCTGGAGGGACTCCGTCGGCCGCCCGGACGACTTCGAGAAGCGGCCCGCTCGATTCCGTCAGCGTTTCGGTCGGTACGGCCACCGTCGCGGCTACGCCGACCAGGGCGTAGACGACCCCTGCTGTGACCAGGGCGCCGAAGAGCGCTCGGGGATACGAGCGGCGGGGGTCGCGGGTTTCTTCGGCCACGTTGACGGATGTTTCGAAGCCGACGAAGGAGTAGTAGGCGAGCACCGCGCCGCTGAGCAGCGCAGCCGCCGGGCCCTGGTGCGCGGTGCCCAGGTCCGCGAGCCTTCCCATGTCTCCGTCGCCGCGCAGCACGATCCAGGCGCCCAGCCCGATCACCAGCAGGAGACCGCTGACCTCGATGACCGTGGCGATGACGTTGGCCCGGGTCGACTCGCTGATGCCTCGGGCGTTCAGCAGCGCCAGCGCGGTGAGGAAGACGGTGGTCACCAGTACGACGGGGAGAGAGACGAACTCGGACAGGTAGTCGCCGCCGAACCCCCGGGCGAGGGCGGCCACCGACACCACTCCGGCGGCCAGCATGCAGAAGCCGGCGAGGAACCCGAGGAAGGGGCCGTAGGCCAAGGTGGCGTAGTGCGAAGCGCCGCCCGCACGCGGATACTTGGTGACCAGCTCCGCGTAGGACGCCGCCGTCAGGAGGGCCAGACACAGGGCCACGAGCAGGGGGGCCCACACCGCGCCGCCGGACTCGGCAGCCACCTGGCCCACCAGGACGTACACGCCCGCCCCGAGGACGTCTCCCAGGATGAAGAAGTAGAGCAACGAGGTGGTCAGAGCCTTCTTGAGCGGTGCCGGAGAGTCGGAGGCCGGGGGCGTCGTAGGAAGAAGTTTCACGCGGCACCATCTACCCGGCCGGCTGCCCAGCAGACGCGGAGTCCCTCTGATGCCTGCGAATACGGTCGCGTGGGGCGGAAGCGGCCGGGTACGGGAGAGCCTTGTGTTCGACGTATTCGACGTGATCGAGGTAATCGAGGTAATCGAGCATTCGACGTAATCGACGAGTGCTGAGACTCGATGGCCGTACGCCACCGCTTGGTCGCACGTCCCGGTACACAGTCCGGCCTGGCCGGTGGTCCGCCGGGAGAAGCACCGTCGTCCGGCGTCGCGAGGTCCCGCATGTGCCGGAGCTGGAGGCGCTCGTGGGCCCGGGTGCTCGCCGACTCCGGACCGGGCTTGCCCTCCGGTACTGCCTGACGTCGGACGGTTCCAGGGCCGGGGAGGGCCGGACCTGCCGTGGCATGCGAACCGGCCTGACCGCCGGGGGCGCCGGCCCGCGCCTCGGGGATCTCTTCGGCCGCATTGGTCTGGACCGCAGAGGGCTGCCTGCTACCGTCGGCCGTGAAGATCACGGCGACGGCGAAGAGGGGTAGCGCGATGATCGGGAACAGCGCCGGGCAGGCATTCATGGGGTCGTTCACCTCGGCGGGCGGGCGCGGGATCACCGCCGCCGCCGTGGACCGGGATACCGGTGCGCTGACGGTGCTGGGGTCCACGGACGCCGTGCCGGACCCCTCGTTCCTCACGGTCGGCCCGGGCGGCACGGCCCTGTACGCGGTCGGCGAGAGCGCCCCGGGCGTCGCCGCCGCCTTCGCCCTCGACGGCGACGTGCCGACTCTCCTGGGTCCCGTCCGCGCCGTCGACGGCGACGCGCCCACCCACCTCGCGCTCGCCGCGAACCACCTGGTCACGGCCAACTACACCTCCGGCGGTGTCACAGCCCTGCCGGTTCTCGCCGACGGCTCGCTCGGAGCGGCGGTCTCGGTGCTCCAGCACGAGGGCAACGGCCCCGACAGCGGCCGACAGGAGGCCCCGCACGCCCACCAGGTGCTCGTCGACCCCTCGGGGAACTGGGTGGTCAGCGTGGACCTCGGCACCGACTCGGTACGCGTCTGCGCCCTGGACCCCGCCACCGGCGCCCTGCGCCTGCACAGCGAGACCGCCCTGCGCCCCGGCACCGGTCCGCGCCATCTGGCCTTCCACCCCTCGGGCTCGCTCGCCTACGTCCTGGGCGAGCTGGAGCCGACGCTCACCGTGTGCCGCTGGGACGCGGCTGCGGGCCGTCTCGACGTGCTCGGCGAGACACCGGTGCTGCCCGAGCACGAGGCGGCCGACGACGCGGCGCGCACCTACCCGTCCGAGGTGGTCGTCGCGCACGACGGGCGCTTCCTCTGGACCGCCAACCGGGGCCACGACAGCATCTCCGTGCTCACCCTCGACGAGAGCGGCGAGAAGGCGGCTTTGGTGGCCACCGTCGGCTGCGGCGGCCGCTGGCCGCGCGACCTCACCCTCGACCCGAGCGGCCAGTGGCTGTACGCGGCCAATGAGCACTCCGGAAACGTCAGCTGGTTCGCCGTGGACGCCGAGACGGGCGTCCCACGGCACGCGGGCTCCGTCGAGGTTCCCGCGGTCTCCTGCGTCGTCCTCGTCTGACAGCGGCCGCCCCCGGACGGTCGCGGCCGACGGCGACCGCCTCCGGACGGCGCATCCGACAGCGGCTGCCCCGGGCACGTTGCCGACACCGGCCGCCCCGGACAGCGCGGCGGGCCCGGACCGGAGATCTCCTCCCGTCCAGGCCCGCCGCGCTGTCCGGCTTCCCGAGCCGCCACCCCACGGCGACGGCGTCCGGTCAGTGAGCCCGAGCCCCCTGCGGAGTCGCCGGCGTGATGCCCAGCGTCGTGGCGTACAGGGACAGCACGAGCTTGCCGATCGCAGGGTAGGCGCCCAGCGGCTCGGCCGTCGCACAGCCCGCCTCCTTCGCGGCGGCGTCCAGCAGGCCGAGGTCGACCTCCGGGCCCACCAGGTACGGCGCCAGCGCCAGCTGCGCCGAGCCGGAGCCCTGCAGCTGCTCCGCGATCGAGGCGACCGAGCCCTCCACGTCCAGCGCGGCGGCCATCACCGGCACGGCGAGCCGGGCGGCCAGCAGCATGCCGGTGATCCCGGCGGCCCGCACGGCCTCCTCGCCACCCACGGTGACCAGCACGATGCCGTCGGCGGCGGTGGCCACGGTGAACAGCCTGGCGCGGTCGGCGCGCGCCAGCCCGGCCTCCGACAGCCGTACGTGCAGGGCCTCGGCGAGCAGCGGGTGCGGACCGAGGACATCCGTCAGCTCGGCCTGCGTACCGCTGTCCATCACGGCCTGCCGTATCCGCCGGATCAGCGCGCTGTCGGGACCCGCGAGCAGCGGGACCACGACGGCGGGCGGACCCGCGGGCTCGGCGACCTCACGGCCGACGGCGACGGCCTGCTCGAAGCGCGCGACGCGCTCGGCGGCGGTATGGGCGAGAACGGTGGCGAGGGTCGGGTACTCGGCGTCGTCGCCGTCGAGGTAGCCGATCCGGGCGTTGAGGCCGGGCAGCTCGGAACGGGCGATGCTGATCACCTCTTCGGCCAGGCTGCGCGTGGCCGAAGAGGGGGTACCGGGAACGGCGAGAACGAGCGCGGCAGCGCCCTCGGGTGCGACCACGGGCTCCGGGCGGCGGTGCCGTCCGGACTGGCGAGGTCGCGGCATTCGTACAGGCAGGCCGGAAGCGGGCCCAGTGGGGGTGCTCATGGCGCCGCATGCTACTGGTTTTGCCTGCCCCTCTGTTCGGGGAGGGTCCGGTCGAGCGTTAACTATCCGCTTATGTCCGATGAGTGACGTACTGCCGGAGTGTCCCTGTCTGTCGGGTCGTCGTTCCGTCGGCCTCCGTCCGGCTCCTCCTTCGTCGCCGACCGTCACCCCGTGCGGGGCTCGTCGCGCACCGTCGTCCCGCCGCGCTGTCCGCTCCCGTGCTCCTGGGGCACGAACAACATCGTCGGATGGAGCGGCAGGCGCAGATCCCCGGCAGCCAGGGCTCGTGCGATCCGGAGTGCGCCGGTCAGCGGATCGCCCGCCGCCGAGGTCACCCGGGCCCCCGGCAACAGCCGTGTCAGCTCCTCGCGCAGAGGTGCGATCAGAGGCTCGCCCATCTTGAACAAGCCACCCGTCAGAGCCACTTCACCGCCCTCACCGCCCTCGCCGTCCGTCCCGGCGGACGTCGGGCACACAGCCGCCGCCGCCTCGGCGATATGACCGGCGGCCTGCCGGAGAATGTGGGCGGCCACCGGATCCGCTCCGGCGCACGCCGCCACCTCCGGGGCGAACGAGGCCAGCACGGCCGGCCGGTCGGAGCGCGGATAGAGCAGCCCGGGCAGCGCCTCGGCCGGTCCGAACACGGCCCGCACCCGGTCCAGCAGGGCGGGGGAGCCGCCACGCCGCCCGTCGTGGGCCCGCATCGCCGCGTCCAGCCCGGCACGGCCGATCCACGCACCGCCGCCGCTGTCACCCAGAAGATGACCCCACCCGTCGGCCCTGTGCCACTCCATCAGGTCCGTACCGAGGGCGATCATGCCCGTGCCTCCCGCGACGACCGCCCCCGGGCGCTGGCCCACCGCGCCCGCGTAGGCGGTCACCGCGTCGGCGGCCAGCGCCAGCCGGCGTACTCCCAGCGCCTCCGCGAGCGCGCCGGGCAGCTCCGACCGCAACCGATCGCCGAGCGTGGCCATGCCGGCGGCCCCGATCGCCACCGCCGCGATCTCACCCGCCGGGGCGCTACCGGTCGCGGAGGCGGACGCCCGGCCCAGCAACTCCCGGGCCGCGGGCAGCAGCTGCTCCAGCAGATGCCCGGCGTCGATGCCGCCGGGCCCCGTCCGCACCGGCTCCGCGCAGAGCGTCGTCGCCAGCGGCCCCGGCAGCTCCACCCGGCCGAGCGCCACCCGCAGACCGGAGCCGCCGGAGTCCACCCCGAGGACGTACGCGCCGGGTCCGGCCGCGCCGGGCGCCGCCGGAGGACGGGTCACGGAAGCCGCCAGTCCACAGGCTGCGCCCCCTGGCGCTCCAGCAGTTCGTTGACGCGGCTGAACGGCCGCGAGCCGAAGAAGCCCCGGTCCGCGGACATGGGGGAGGGGTGCGAGGACTCGATCGCGGGGAAGTCGCCCAACTGCGGGCGCAGATTGCGGGCATCGCGCCCCCACAGGACCGACACCAGCGGCGTGCCCCGGGCGACCAGCGCCTTGATTGCCTGCTCGGTCACCTCTTCCCAGCCCTTGCCCCGGTGGGCGGCGGGCCGCCGCGGCGCGGTGGTCAGCGCCCTGTTGAGCAGCAGCACCCCCTGCCGCGTCCACGGCGTGAGATCGCCGTTGGACGGCCTGGGCAGCCCCAGGTCCGCGTGCAGCTCCCGGAAGATGTTCTCCAGGCTGCCCGGCAGCGGCCGGACGTCGGGGGCCACCGCGAAGCTCAGCCCGATCGCGTGTCCCGGGGTGGGATACGGGTCCTGGCCGACGACCAGCACCCTCACCTCCTCGAACGGCTGCTGGAACGCCCGCAGTACATGCGCCCCGGAGGGCAGGTACGTGCGTCCCTCGGCGATCTCCGCGCGGAGGAAGTCGCCCATAGCGGCGACGCGTTCGGCGACGGGTTCGAGGGCGTCCGCCCACCCCGGCTCGATGATCTCTTTCAACGGTCTTGCTGCCACGGCCCGCACTCTACTGCTGATACGACCACTCCGATCAACTGCCGTCAGCCGAGCGCCACCGCCCGCACGCACAGGACGTCCGGCAGATGCGACGCGAGCTGCCGCCAGCTGTCCCCGTCGTCCGCGCTGGCGTACAACTCGCCGTTGCGGTTGCCGAAGTAGACCCCGGCGGGATCCGCGTCGTCGGTGCACAGCGCGTCCCGCAGCACCGTGCCGTAGTGCGCCCCGTCCGGCAGGCCCTTGGTGAGCGGCTCCCAGGTGCGCCCCGCGTCGCTCGTGCGGAACACCCGGCAGCGGTGCTCCGCCGGGACCCGGTCGGCGTCGGCGTTGATCGGGAAGACGTACGCCGTGTCACCGCGGTGCGGGTGCGCGACGGCGGCGAACCCGAAGTCGGAGGGCAGGCCCGCGCCGATGTCGCTCCAGTGGTCGCCGGAGTCGTCGCTGCGGAAGACCCCCCAGTGGTTCTGCAGATAGAGCCGGTCCGGGTCGGCTGCGTCCCGGGTGACCTTGTGGACGCACTGGCCGAACTCCGGGTCCGGATCCGGGAGGAACACCGCGGAGACGCCCTT from Streptomyces sp. CA-278952 carries:
- a CDS encoding uracil-DNA glycosylase, which codes for MAARPLKEIIEPGWADALEPVAERVAAMGDFLRAEIAEGRTYLPSGAHVLRAFQQPFEEVRVLVVGQDPYPTPGHAIGLSFAVAPDVRPLPGSLENIFRELHADLGLPRPSNGDLTPWTRQGVLLLNRALTTAPRRPAAHRGKGWEEVTEQAIKALVARGTPLVSVLWGRDARNLRPQLGDFPAIESSHPSPMSADRGFFGSRPFSRVNELLERQGAQPVDWRLP
- a CDS encoding lactonase family protein: MIGNSAGQAFMGSFTSAGGRGITAAAVDRDTGALTVLGSTDAVPDPSFLTVGPGGTALYAVGESAPGVAAAFALDGDVPTLLGPVRAVDGDAPTHLALAANHLVTANYTSGGVTALPVLADGSLGAAVSVLQHEGNGPDSGRQEAPHAHQVLVDPSGNWVVSVDLGTDSVRVCALDPATGALRLHSETALRPGTGPRHLAFHPSGSLAYVLGELEPTLTVCRWDAAAGRLDVLGETPVLPEHEAADDAARTYPSEVVVAHDGRFLWTANRGHDSISVLTLDESGEKAALVATVGCGGRWPRDLTLDPSGQWLYAANEHSGNVSWFAVDAETGVPRHAGSVEVPAVSCVVLV
- a CDS encoding APC family permease, whose translation is MKLLPTTPPASDSPAPLKKALTTSLLYFFILGDVLGAGVYVLVGQVAAESGGAVWAPLLVALCLALLTAASYAELVTKYPRAGGASHYATLAYGPFLGFLAGFCMLAAGVVSVAALARGFGGDYLSEFVSLPVVLVTTVFLTALALLNARGISESTRANVIATVIEVSGLLLVIGLGAWIVLRGDGDMGRLADLGTAHQGPAAALLSGAVLAYYSFVGFETSVNVAEETRDPRRSYPRALFGALVTAGVVYALVGVAATVAVPTETLTESSGPLLEVVRAADGVPPELFSAIALVAVANGALLTGIMSSRLAYGMARDGLLPRFLTKVLSGRRTPWAAIAATTALSLLLALTGDVTTLASTLVLLLLVVFFLVNTSLLVLRRDTATPDHFRAPTLVPVLGAASCVLLATQIERDVWLRGLLVLAVGACLGVIAAVRRPRAS
- a CDS encoding N-acetylglucosamine kinase produces the protein MTRPPAAPGAAGPGAYVLGVDSGGSGLRVALGRVELPGPLATTLCAEPVRTGPGGIDAGHLLEQLLPAARELLGRASASATGSAPAGEIAAVAIGAAGMATLGDRLRSELPGALAEALGVRRLALAADAVTAYAGAVGQRPGAVVAGGTGMIALGTDLMEWHRADGWGHLLGDSGGGAWIGRAGLDAAMRAHDGRRGGSPALLDRVRAVFGPAEALPGLLYPRSDRPAVLASFAPEVAACAGADPVAAHILRQAAGHIAEAAAAVCPTSAGTDGEGGEGGEVALTGGLFKMGEPLIAPLREELTRLLPGARVTSAAGDPLTGALRIARALAAGDLRLPLHPTMLFVPQEHGSGQRGGTTVRDEPRTG
- a CDS encoding sirohydrochlorin chelatase; protein product: MSTPTGPASGLPVRMPRPRQSGRHRRPEPVVAPEGAAALVLAVPGTPSSATRSLAEEVISIARSELPGLNARIGYLDGDDAEYPTLATVLAHTAAERVARFEQAVAVGREVAEPAGPPAVVVPLLAGPDSALIRRIRQAVMDSGTQAELTDVLGPHPLLAEALHVRLSEAGLARADRARLFTVATAADGIVLVTVGGEEAVRAAGITGMLLAARLAVPVMAAALDVEGSVASIAEQLQGSGSAQLALAPYLVGPEVDLGLLDAAAKEAGCATAEPLGAYPAIGKLVLSLYATTLGITPATPQGARAH